The Colletotrichum higginsianum IMI 349063 chromosome 2, whole genome shotgun sequence genome has a segment encoding these proteins:
- a CDS encoding Esterase lipase: MSSTPFSCAVHLYESPTSHASAYEIGPSAASNAILFIGGLGDGPHTVLYTQSLAKHLKSTGQDWSVFEIRMRSSFSGYGYSSLKNDVEDISALVRYLRGIGKKKIVLMGHSTGCQDCAQYTKHKEDPVDGFILQGPVSDRESIADSVDHEWLKNSLEYAEKLIDEGKECEAMPRDQLPSFFQTPMTAYRWHSLAAKGQSFVSEVWNRFQQPVMALQSAEDEFVPDKIDKQALVDSWKKISPKVHELSGLIPGASHTVKKPESQQWLAERVVQFLNQV; the protein is encoded by the exons ATGTCTTCTACACCATTCTCTTGCGCCGTCCACCTTTACGAGTCCCCGACGTCTCATGCCAGCGCCTACGAGATCGGTCCATCTGCAGCTTCGAACGCCATACTTTTCATAggaggcctcggcgatggcccACATACCGTCTTGTATACCCAATCTCTTGCTAAGCACCTGAAGAGCACGGGACAGGACTGGTCCGTTTTTGAAATCCGGATGAGAAGCTCATTTTCGGGCTACGGGTACTCGAGTCTGAAGAACGATGTCGAGGATATATCGGCTCTCGTAAGATACCTACGAGGCatcggcaagaagaagattgTTCTCATGGGTCACTCAACTGGATGCCAA GACTGCGCGCAGTATACCAAGCACAAGGAGGACCCTGTTGATGGCTTCATTCTCCAAGGTCCTGTTTCTGATCGAGAGAGCATCGCCGACTCTGTCGATCATGAGTGGTTGAAGAATAGCCTGGAATACGCAGAGAAGTTGATCGACGAGGGGAAAGAGTGCGAGGCGATGCCCAGAGATCAGTTACCATCTTTCTTCCAGACACCCATGACAGCATACCGCTGGCACTCCCTGGCAGCCAAAGGGCAA TCGTTTGTATCCGAGGTCTGGAACAGGTTCCAGCAACCCGTCATGGCTTTACAATcagccgaggacgagttcgTCCCAGATAAGATCGACAAGCAAGCTCTCGTAGACTCGTGGAAGAAGATCAGCCCCAAAGTCCATGAGTTGTCTGGCCTGATACCCGGAGCAAGCCACACGGTGAAAAAGCCGGAATCCCAGCAGTGGTTGGCTGAGCGGGTGGTTCAGTTCCTCAATCAGGTATGA